A stretch of the Deinococcus sp. Leaf326 genome encodes the following:
- the pilM gene encoding type IV pilus assembly protein PilM translates to MSSFINRLLQSRPAAIGVEIGTSAIKVVALRAGSPPSLQHAVMIPTPIGSMRDGLVVEPQAVATELKNLLAEHRITTRYAVTAVPNQSAVTRNIMVPKMDRKDLQEAIKWEAEKYIPYPIDDVSLDYDLLDDPATVPENGQMEVVVAAAPTEAVARQVEVLRLAGLEPTVIDLKSFAALRALRGNLLGEHLTKSTLTGTRYTEAGEVALVIEIGASSSVINLVRGERVLLTRNIGVAADDFTTALQKAFDLDFSAAEDIKLGYATATTPTEDEEDLLNFDMSREQYSPARVFEVVRPVLGDLITEIRRSLEYYRVQSGDVVIDRTFLAGGGAKMRGLPAAISDALGFRVEVASPWLTVQTDQAGVDTGYLQANAPEFTVPLGLALRGVIGRG, encoded by the coding sequence ATGTCGAGTTTCATCAACCGCCTATTACAGTCGCGCCCGGCGGCGATCGGGGTCGAGATCGGCACCAGCGCCATCAAGGTGGTCGCGCTGCGCGCAGGGTCGCCGCCCTCGCTGCAGCACGCCGTCATGATCCCGACGCCCATCGGCAGCATGCGCGACGGCCTGGTGGTCGAGCCGCAGGCGGTGGCGACCGAGCTCAAGAACCTGCTTGCCGAGCACCGCATCACCACACGCTACGCCGTGACGGCCGTGCCCAACCAGTCGGCGGTCACGCGCAACATCATGGTGCCCAAGATGGACCGCAAGGACCTTCAGGAAGCCATCAAATGGGAGGCGGAGAAGTACATCCCGTATCCCATTGACGACGTGAGCCTCGACTACGACCTGCTCGACGACCCCGCCACCGTGCCGGAAAACGGCCAGATGGAGGTGGTCGTCGCCGCCGCTCCGACCGAGGCCGTCGCGCGGCAGGTCGAGGTCCTGCGCCTCGCAGGCCTGGAGCCGACTGTCATCGACCTCAAGAGCTTCGCGGCGCTTCGCGCCCTGCGCGGCAACCTGCTAGGCGAGCACCTCACCAAGAGCACCCTGACAGGCACCCGCTACACCGAGGCCGGCGAGGTGGCCCTCGTCATCGAGATCGGCGCGAGCAGCAGCGTCATCAACCTGGTGCGCGGCGAGCGCGTCTTGCTGACCCGCAACATCGGTGTGGCGGCCGATGACTTCACCACGGCGCTGCAAAAGGCCTTCGACCTCGATTTCTCGGCGGCCGAGGACATCAAGCTGGGCTACGCGACCGCCACCACGCCCACCGAGGACGAAGAGGACCTGCTGAACTTCGACATGAGCCGCGAGCAGTACAGTCCCGCGCGCGTGTTCGAGGTCGTGCGCCCGGTGCTGGGCGACCTGATCACCGAGATCCGGCGCTCGCTGGAGTATTACCGCGTGCAGAGCGGCGACGTGGTCATCGACCGGACCTTCCTGGCCGGCGGCGGCGCGAAGATGCGCGGTCTTCCGGCGGCCATCAGCGACGCGCTGGGCTTCCGGGTCGAGGTCGCCAGCCCCTGGCTGACGGTGCAGACCGACCAGGCGGGCGTGGACACCGGATACCTGCAGGCCAACGCCCCCGAGTTCACGGTGCCGCTGGGACTGGCGCTGCGCGGGGTGATCGGCCGTGGTTGA